CGCAGGAGCACCTGAGCCTGTTCAACCTCTCGGGCGACGCGGTCACCACGACGGTGGACGTGCCACAGTCCGGTGCACGTCGTCTGGTGTTCCAGGGAGACCAGACTCTGACCGACGGCGGAACGACCTACCAAGCCCAACTCGGAGCGTCTGACGCCCTGTTGCTCGCTCCCCGGTTCACGCTGGCTCCTGTGGCGGGTGCGGGACGGCTGCCCTCTGGACTGCGTGTACGGGTGATGGACGGCGCCACCGTGCAGCTCTCCGGGGCGAGTTGCCGCGTTCGCGTGGAGGGGCAGCAGCGCAGCGAGGTCGCCGTCGTGCGGCATGGGCGTGAGACGACTCTCCGTCTTCGCGACGTGACCGCCTTCCCCCTCGACGACCTCGCCCTCGACCGCACCGTGTTCCCCACCAGTCCACTGCCCGCCGGCATGTCGGACCCGTCCGCGGCGGTGGACGGCAATCCGGCGACCTCGTGGCGGCCCGGTCCCGACGGGCGCATGGTCGTCGACCTGGGCGAGCGGCTGCCGTTGCGTTCGATCGAGGTCACCTGGACGGACGCCGGGGCGCCCGCTCTCAGTGTTGAGGTCAGCGACGACGGTGTCACCTACCGAGGTGCGGGCCGCGCCGACGGGCGCGGCCGTGTCCGTGCACTCGACCTCGACACGTCGGCGCGGTATGTCGCCGTGAAGGTCGAGGGGCGGCTGTCCAGGGACGCCCGCCTCACCCGACTCACCCTGCGCTGAGACTCGCACAGAACGCATCCCGAGGGACCCGGCCCGGCCGCGCGGCAGGCCGGGTCCCTCGCCGTTTCGCGCGGGGAGAACTCTGCGTCTGCGACCTCAACTCCCCCTCGCCGCAAGGCCACACCCCACCGGAAAGTTTCGTCCGGCCCCTTGACCTGCCCCCCGAGGCGCCCGCACAGTACGGGCTAATACGCATTACCTAATACGCATTACCAGCACGCGGTCACGCGACAACCAAGTGTCGACAGCAAGGAGCACCAGGCGTGGAGCAACCCAGGAAGCGCGCGAAGCCCGGCCGGGCCCCGTCCCCCACCGGCCGTACGTCGCGCCCGCGCCAGGCCGAGGTGGCCCGCCTCGCCGATGTCTCCCAGGCGACCGTCTCCCTGGTCCTGAACGCCCGTCGCGACGGCAAGGGCGCGACGATCTCCGAGGAGACGCGGCAGCGGGTCCTCGACGCGGCGCGCAGCCTCGGCTACGTCCCGGACCCGGCGGCACGCCGGCTGGCCGCCGCCCGCAACAACCTGCTCGGCGTCTTCAGTTTCACGGCGACCTTCCCGACCGATGTGCAGCACTCGTACTACCCGTTCCTGGTGGGCGTGGAGCAGGAAGCGGCCGCGCGCGGCTACGACCTCGTGCTGTTCACCGGGTCGAGCAGCGGGGGCGCGGGCGCCGCGGGGCCGGACGCGCTCAGCCGGGTACGGCTCGCCGACGGCTGCCTGTTCCTCGGCCGGCACGTGCCGCGTGCCGAGCTGAAGCGGCTGGTCGCCGACGGGTTCCCGGTGGTGCATCTGGGGCGCCGGGAGGAGCTCGAAGGGCTCGCCTGGGTCGGCGCCGACTACGTCAGCGCGAGCCGCGAAGTCGTCGCGCGACTCGGCGAGTTGGGACACCGGCGGATCGTGCTGGTGCGCGAGGACGACGACGCTCCCGCGTCGGGCGACCGCCAGGAAGGTTTCCTCGACGGTCTCGCGCGGGCGGGTCTGCCGGGCGCTCCCGACGCGGTGCTGCGCTGCGTCGATCCGGTGGCGGAGCTGACGGCGGATCGGGTCCGGGCGCTGGTCACGGACGGTGTAACCGCGTTCGTGGCGGAGGAGACCGACACCGGCGCCGCGTGGCGGGCGGTGAGCGGGGCGGTGCGGGCGGCCGGGCTCTCATGTCCGGAAGACGTCTCGCTGGCGCTGCTCGGAAGCCCTCCGCCGGACCTTGCACGGGAGCCGGTGCCGATGGGGTTCGACGTGCCCCGGCACGCGCTGGGCGCCGCCGCGGTGCGGTTGCTCGCCTCGATGGTCGCCGGAGAGGAAGCCGACGAGCCGTTGGTGGCGTGCGAGGTCCGCGACGGGGTGACAGCGGGGCCACGCGTCGACCAACTCCCTTGACGCGGCAGTCAGTTCAGAACACCTCAAGAACAACCACAAGGAGCACTGTGATACCCGAACCGGACATCCTGATCGTCGGCGGCGGCCTCGGCGGTGTCGCCGCCGCGCTCGCCGCCTGCCGGGCGGGCCGGCGCGTCGTGATGACCGAGGAGACGGACTGGATCGGCGGGCAGCTCACCGCCCAGGCCGTGCCGCCGGACGAGCATCCGTGGGTGGAGCAGTTCGGCACGACGGCGTCGTACCGGGCGCTGCGCGAGGGCATCCGGGCGTACTACCGGCAGTGGTATCCGCTGCGCGGCGAGGCGCTCGGGCTCGCGGACCTCAACCCGGGCGCCGGGCGCGTCAGCAAGTTGTGCCACGAACCGCGGATCGCACTCGCCGTCCTGGACGCGATGCTCGCCCCGCACCGGGCATCGGGCCTGCTGACCGTCCTGACCGAGCACCGCGCCGTCTCCGCAGAGGCGGACAACGATGTCATCCGTGCCGTCACACTGCGGGATCTGCGCGGCGACACCCTCACGACCATCCCCGCTCGCTACGTCATCGACGCCACCGAGACCGGCGAACTCCTCGCACTCGCAGGCGTTGAGCACGCCAACGGTGCCGAAGCGCAAGGGGAGTTCGGCGAGCCGCACGCACCTGCTCAGGCCCAGCCCGACAACCAGCAGGGCATCACGGTCTGCTTCGCGCTCTCGCACCACGAGGGCGAGGACCACATCATCGACCGTCCCGAAGACTACGCGTTCTGGCGCGCCTACCGGCCCGACTTCTGGCCGGGGCCCCTGCTCGGCTTCGAGGCACCCGACCCGCGCACCCTGGAGCCGGTCCCCCGCACCTTCGTGCCGAACCCGGACCTCGACCCGCTCGCGGTCAGTGCCGACCAGAGCGCCGACGCCGGGGACAAGGAGCTGTGGGGGTTCCGGCGGATCCTGGCGCGCAAGCTGCACCGGCCGGGCGCCTTCGACTCGGACATCACGCTCGTCAACTGGCCGTTGAACGACTACTGGTTGAAGCCGTACATCGGCCAGGAGGCCGAAGCGCTGCGCGAGGCACGGCAGTTGTCGCTGTCAGTTCTGTACTGGTTGCAGACGGAAGCCCCGCGCGCCGACGGCGGCACCGGGTTCCCGGGACTGCGTATCCGCCCGGACGTCACCGGCACCGCCGACGGGCTCGCCAAGGCGGCGTACGTGCGCGAGTCGCGGCGCATCAAGGCGGTGACGACCGTCGTCGAGCAGGACGTCGCCATCGACGCGGTCGGCCCGTACGGCAGGACCCGCTACCGCGACTCGGTGGGAGTCGGCGGCTACCGGCTCGATCTGCACCCCTCCACCGGCGGCGACTCGTACATCGACATCGGCTCGGTGCCGTTCGAGATCCCGCTGGGATCGCTGGTGCCGCGCCGGGCGCGCAATCTGCTGCCCGCCGGCAAGAACATCGGCACCACCCACATCACCAACGGCTGCTACCGGCTGCACCCCGTCGAGTGGAACGTCGGCGAGGTGGCGGGCGCGCTCGCGGCGCACTGCCTCAGCGAGGACGTCGATCCGCAGCAGGTGCAGGCCGAGGACAAGCGGTTCGAGGTGTTCGCGCGGCTGCTCGACCGGTCGGGTGTGCAGCGGCACTGGCCCGACGTCCGCGGGTACTGACAACCCCTCCCCCACGCCTTCAGCAATGTACGCACGTCAACGCACGTCAACGCACGTCAACGCACAAGGAGGTGCCCTGACATGACCGGCATGATCCCTGACCGTCGCATCCGCGTCGGCATCGACGTGGGCGGCACGTTCACGGACGCCGTGGCGGTCGACGCCGCGACGCTCGCGCTGGTGGGGCAGGTGAAGGTGCCCACCAGCCACCACCACGAGGACGGTGTCGCGCATGGCATCGTCCAGGCGCTGGAACAGCTCCTGGAGAAGGTCGAACGGACGGCGGCGGACGTCACGTTCCTGGCGCACGGCACGACGCAGGCCACGAACGCCCTGCTGGAGGGCGACGTCGCGAAGGTGGGGCTCATCGGGACAGGCAGCGGGGCGGGCGCGGTGTTCACCCGTCGGCTCGCCTCGTTCGGCAGGCTCGAACTCGCCCCGGGCAAGCGGCTTCCGCTGACGTACGCGCATGTGGCCGACCCGTTCGACGCCGATGCGGCGCGTGCCGCCGTGGAGCAAGTGCGCGACGAGGGGGCCGAAGTCCTCGTCGCGACCGAGCCGTTCGGGGTGGACCGGCCCGAGGGCGAGCAGGCCGTCCTCGACGCCGCGCGCCCCTCCGGGCTGCCACTCGCGGCGGCGCACGAGATCACCTCGCTGTACGGGCTGCACAAGCGGACGCGTACGGCCGTGGTGAACGCGGCGATCCTGCCCCGGATGCTGGCCACGGCAGATCTCGTGGACGCCTCCATCACCAAGGCCGGGGTGACGGCGCCGCTGATGGTGATGCGCTGCGACGGCGGGGTCATGTCGCTGGGCGAGATGCGTCGGCGCCCGCTCCTGACGATCCTGTCGGGCCCCGCGGCGGGCGTCGCGGGCGCGCTCATGCAGGAGCGGATCAGCGAGGGCGTGTTCCTGGAGACGGGCGGCACGTCGACGGACATCAGTGTGGTGCGGCGCGGCAAGGTGGCGGTGCGGCACGCGACGATCCTCGGCAGGACCTCGTACCTCAACGCCCTCGACGTACGGACAGTCGGTGTCGGCGGCGGTTCGATGGTGCGGATCGCCGGGAACCGAGTGGTCGGTGTCGGGCCGCGCAGCGCGCACATCGCGGGGCTGCCGTACGCGTGCTTCGCCTCGCTCGACGACCTGCGGGACGCGCGGATCGCCACGGTGCGGCCGATGAGCGGCGACCCGGACGACTATCTGGTGCTCGATGCGGCGGGCGGCCGGTTCGCCGTGACGATGACGTGCGCGGCGAACGCGCTCGGCCGGGTACCGGAGGGCGACTTCGCGCGCTGCGCGCAGGAGGTGGCACGGGCCGCGATCCAGCCCCTCGCCACCGCCCTGGGCACTGATGTGGCGGGCGCCGCGCGCGCCGTCCTCGACGCCGGGACCGCGCAGGTCGAGGCAGTGGTGGACGCGATGATCCGGGACTACCGGCTCGACCGCGACACGGCCGTACTGGTCGGCGGGGGCGGCGGGGCAGCGGCGGTGACCCCACACCTCGCCGCCGACGCCGGACTCGAAGGCCGTATCGCCCGGCACAGCGAGGTGATCAGCCCGATCGGCGTGGCCCTCGCGCTCGTCCGCGAGCAGGTCGAGCGGATCGTGCCCGGCGCAACGCAGGAGCAGATCCTCGCGGTGCGCGCCGAGGCCGAACGGGCGGTCGTCGCACAGGGCGCCGCGGCCGAAGGGGTCGAGGTGGAGGTGACGGTCGACCCGCAGACCAGCACCGTACGGGCCGTAGCCACCGGTGCGACCGAGCTGCGCACCCAGGACCGGGCGCACCGCGCGGACGACACCGAGCGGCTGCGCGCGGCTGCCGCGAGCCTCAAGGCGCAGCAGTCACGGGTGAAGGTGCTGGCCGGCACGGCTGCGTACACCGTCTACGGCACCGAGGTGCGGCGCAGGTTCCGGGCCCACCGGCAGCCGGTTCGGGTGGTGGACGCGGACGGGGTGGTGCGGCTCGGCATACCGCACGCGCGGGTGTCGACGACGACGGTGGGCGCGGCCGGTGAGGCGCTGGCGTCGCTGGTGCGCGACGCCACCTCGTACGGCGACGGCGGTGTGCGGGCTCCGGCCGTGCGGCTGCTGGTGGGCGGCCGGATCGCGGATCTGTCCGGCGTGCTCGCACCGGATGCCCTGCTGGCCCTGGCCCGCAGCGAGTTGCGCTCGCGGGCCGCCGACGAACCGGTCGTCGCGGTCGTGGAGCCCCGCGCATGACCGGCGATCACGACGAGGACCTGGACCTCGCGGTGCGGCTGCTCGCAGGGACGCCCACGCACGAGGGACGTGATCCGCTGATGCTCCGTCAATGGGCGCTGACAGCCGAAGAGTTCGGCAGTCGGATGGCTCCGGATCCCGGACCGGTGCGAGTCGTCGAGCAGGACGGCGGGCTCGCGGCCGGCCTGCTGGCCCGGTACCGGTCGAGGCCGCCGGTGGTCGAGATCTACGTCGACACGGTCGACCGCGCCGAGCGGCTGATCGCCGAGCGCGACTGGCGGCACTGGTTCCCCGTCGGATCGGTGCGGGCAGCCGCCCTCGCCCACGAGCGGGCGCACGCCTGGCTCCACCACGCGCATGTCCGGGCCGAGTTCAAGCGGGCGCTCGGCCACACGGCACTGAGGCTGGGGCGGCGCCGTCTTTACGCACATGTCGCGGGCGCCGACGAACTGGCCGCGCACGCCTATGCCCGCGCCGCCTGCGGCCTGGGCCGCAGTCCCCTGCTGCTGACGGAGGCGCTCGCCGCCGCCGTGTCCTGCGAAAGCGAGAAGTGACCGATGGGTGTCGTCATTCTGCTCGTCATGGCGGCCGGAGTGGCCGCCATGCTCAGCCGCAAGCTGCCGACCGCGTTCGCGCTGGTCCTGCTCGCCGTGGTGATCGCGTTCCTCGCGGGCGCGCCGCTGACGGGCAAGAACAGCGTGTTCGACACGGTGCTCCAGGAGGGCGCGCCCGCGCTCGCCGCCACGATGATCGCGATCCTGCTCGGATCGTGGCTCGGCAAGCTCCTGGAGGAGACCGGCATCGCGGGCACCCTGGTCCGTAAGATCGTCGAGTTCGGCGGAGACCGGCCGGTGTTCGTGGCGCTCGGTGTCCTCGCGGTGTCCGCGCTTGTCGGCACCGTGACCGGCTCCGCGCCCGCGGCGATGCTCGCCGGGCTGATCGGTATCCCCGCGATGATCGCGGTGGGCATCCCGAAGGTGACCGCCGCGGGCACGATCCTGATGGGCATCGCGGCCGGGATGCCGTTCGAGCTGCCGGTGTGGCAGTTCTTCTCCACGGCGCTTGAGCTGCCGGTGGACACGGTGCGCGGCTTCATGCTGAAGCTGTTCCCGTTCGCACTGGTGGCGGCCACCGCCTACGTGCTCGTGGAGTCGCGGCGCCGGGGTGTGGAGCATGCGTGGTCGCTCAAGTCGGTTCAGAAAACGCCGGGTTCGCGCGGCAGCAGTCGGCGTCAGCGGCTCGGCGACGCCCCGTGGTACGCGCTGCTCACTCCCGTGGTGCCGCTGGTGCTGGCCCTTGGCTTCGATCTGGCGATCATCCCGTCGCTCCTTGCGGGTGTGCTGTACGCGCTGGTGACGACGACGCGGCCGCGCGAGATGAACCGCCGCCTGCTGCGCACCCTGTACGGCGGCTTCGAGGTGGCGGCTCCGCCGATCACGCTGTTCGTGGCGATCGGCATTCTGCTCGCCGCGGTGAAGCTGCCCGGCGCGGTCGACGCGCTGGAGCCGCTCGTCAAGGCGGTCAGCCCGCACAACGCGGTGCTGTTCGTCCTGGTCTTCACCCTCCTGGTACCGCTGTGCCTTTACCGCGGACCACTGAACGTGTTCGGCCTGGGCGCCGGCATCGCAGGCGTCCTCATCGCCACCGGCATCTACCCGGCTGTCGCCGTCCTCGGCATGGCCACCTCGTACAACCAGGTCTTCGGCGTCGCCGACCCGACCAGCACCCAGACGGTGTGGAGCGCGCAGTACGCGGGCGTGTCGCCGCAGCAGGTGATGGTCCGCACGCTGCCGTACGTGTGGGCGGTGGCGCTCGGCGGCCTGTGCGTCACCGCCGCCACCTACCTGTGAAACCCCTCTGAAAGAAACCGACTTCAGGAGCCGATCATGCAAGAGCCGCAGTTTGGCCTGAACCGTCGCATGTTCCTGCGCACCACCGCCGTCACCGGCGCCGCGTTCGCCCTCGGCGGCCTTTCGACGGCGTCCGCGTCGGCCGCGCCCGGCGGGTTCCCGGACTACACCTACGTCCGCACCCTGCTGTCACCGTCCCAGCTCAAGTACAACCCGACGGGCGAGATCATCTTCCCGACCGTACGGGGGGTGTACGACAAGTTGGCGTCACCTCTGGGCCGTTACTACCTGTACTACGCGCCGCACGACGCGCCGGGCGGCGTCTGCCTGGCGTACGGCGACTCGCTGGAGGGCCCGTTCACGGAGTACCCGGCGAACCCCATCGTGTCGAACAAGTGGGACCCGCACTACTCGGTCAGCCACGTGTCGTCCCCGCACGTGCTGTGGAACGAGGACGCCAAGGAGTTCTGGCTGTACTTCCACGGCGAGAACACCACGACGCGCCTGGCCAGGTCCAAGGACGGTGTGCACTTCACGTACGACAAGGTCGTCCTGTCGACGTCGATGATGCCCACCGGCACGACCGAGACGTCGTACGCCCGTGTCTTCCGCCACGACCTGCCGGCGCGCGGCGCGCGCTACGTGATGCTCTTCATGCTGAACAACACCACCAACCACCGTGACATCTGCTGGGGTTGGTCGGCCGACGGCAGAAGCTGGACCTTCGACCAGACGCCGCTCGTACGGCACTCGGACGTCGGCGCGGTGAACGTGGGCGGCCCCCACCTGCTGACCCGGAACGGCTCCGCGTACGTCGTCTACAACAAGGACAAGGAGAGCGGCGGCGACCTCATGATCACGGAGGTCGGCGCGGACTTCTCGCTCCGCAAGCACCTCGGCGTCTTCTACGACTCCCGTTCCACAGCCCCCGAGAACGGCCGGGCGGCAGCGCCGTCGTTCGGAACGGAGCACGGGGTGCCGTACATGGTGTACGAGGCGGGCGAGCGGTTGGCCGGGGCCATCGCGGTCGCCCGGGGCTGACCGAACGGATCCCGGGCGGGACACGAACTGACGGGTGGTCCGCACGGCACGTACCTACCGTGCGGACACGCCGACAGCCCTCAGGGCGTCATGCTCTGCGCAGGCCGTCCAGGTGGTCGCGCAGAGCCCGGGCGGCCAGGTCCCGCCCGCCGACGCCGTGCTGAGCGCGCAACCCGGACTCCCCGCCCCGTTCCCCCTCCTCGCCAACACCTGTGCAGAGCACCCCCAGTTAGCCTGGATCACAGCGAAGGGAGGCAGTTCCGAGGACCGCTGGTCGACACGCTGGGTGCTCCGGAGCACCCCGGCCACCGGGCTCCCGCACACTGTGCGGGGGCGGACGAGACCTTCGGCCAAGGCATGATCCGGCCCCACTGACGTGTGGGCCGTTCCATCGTGCCCGGCCGAGTGGTTCTCCCGTCGCCCCATGGGCGCCGATGAGCTGACGGCCCGGCCCCAGCAGAAAGCAAGGCAATGACCTTCGACCCCCTGGCGTTCCTCACCGCCTTCGGGCTGATCTTCCTCGCGGAACTCCCCGACAAGACCATGTTCGCCTCGCTGGCCATGGGCACCCGGATGCGGCCGCTGTACGTGTGGTTCGGCACCTCCACCGCCTTCATCGTGCATGTCGCGATCGCTGTCGGGGCGGGCAGCCTGCTCAGCCTGCTTCCGGCCATGGCCGTCAAACTGGTCTCCGCCGCTCTGTTCGCGTTCGGCGCCGTCGTCCTGCTGCGTGGCGGGGACGATGACGACGAGGAAGGCGCCGCCAAGACCGTCACCGGTTTCTGGCCCGTCTACACCACCGCCTTCATGGCCGTGTTCATCAGCGAATGGGGCGACCTCACTCAGATCACCACCGCCAACCTGGCCGCCACCAACCCCTGGCTGCCCACCGCCCTCGGCTCGGCCCTCGCGCTGATGTCGGTCTCCGCCCTCGCGCTGCTGGTCGGCCGCTTCATCGCCAAGCGCGTTCCTCTCAAGACCGTGCAGCGCATCGGTGCCGCGTGCATGGCCGGACTCGCCATCTGGACCCTGATCGAGGCCTTCACCGTCTGACGCCGCGACGTGAGCGCCTGACGGGCCTCAGGTCGGGCGCTCAGCCCCTTCCCTGCGCCCGATCGACCCACCCGGCGACGGTCCAGGGGCGCGCCTTGACTTCAAGCGCTTCAAGTATTAGAGGGTTGGCTCATGGCGATGACGTACAGGTCCGGCGCGGTGGACGACGCCACACCACTCACGATCCAGCAGGTGTCCAGGCGTACCGGTCTCTCCGAGCCGACGCTGCGCTACTACGAGAAGATCGGCCTGATCGGCACCGTGGGGCGCGACGAGAGCAGCGGTCACCGGCGCTACAGCCCGGCTGCCGTGGAGACCATCGAGGCGCTGAGCTGCCTGCGGTCGACGGGGATGAGCGTGCGGGACATGCGCGCTTACCTCGCGCACCTCGACACCGGTGACGCGCCGCGCCTGCGCGAGCTGTTCCAGGACAACGCCGAGCGCGTTGCCGAGGAGATCGAGCGCATGCGGATCCGGCTGCGCTACCTGCAGCTCAAGGCCGATCTGTGGGCCGCGCGCGAGCGTGGGGACACCGCGGCGGAGCAGCGCGCCGTCGCCGAGGTCACCCCCGTCATCGCCGACCTACGTTGATGAGAAGGAAAGGCAGGAGTACGCCATGAACAACGATCTCGTTCTGGTGACGGGCGGCAGCGGCTATGTGGGGTCGCATGTCGTCAAGCGGTTGCTCGACGAGGGTTTCCCGGTCCGCACGACGGTCCGCTCGATGAACCGGGCGGACGACGTGCGGGCCATGGTGGGCCCGCGTGCCGAGCGGCTGGAGTTCGCGCGGGCGAATCTGACCGATGATGCGGGCTGGGAGGACGCCGTCGACGGATGCACCTATGTCGTGCATGTCGCGTCCCCGTTCCCGCCCGCGCAGCCGGACGACCCCGACGAGCTCATCGTCCCCGCTCGTGACGGTGCCCTTCGCGTCCTGCGGGCGGCGCGGGACGCGGGCGTCAAGCGCACCGTGCTGACGTCGTCGTTCGCCGCTGTGGGCTACAG
The DNA window shown above is from Streptomyces sp. NBC_01445 and carries:
- a CDS encoding LacI family DNA-binding transcriptional regulator — its product is MEQPRKRAKPGRAPSPTGRTSRPRQAEVARLADVSQATVSLVLNARRDGKGATISEETRQRVLDAARSLGYVPDPAARRLAAARNNLLGVFSFTATFPTDVQHSYYPFLVGVEQEAAARGYDLVLFTGSSSGGAGAAGPDALSRVRLADGCLFLGRHVPRAELKRLVADGFPVVHLGRREELEGLAWVGADYVSASREVVARLGELGHRRIVLVREDDDAPASGDRQEGFLDGLARAGLPGAPDAVLRCVDPVAELTADRVRALVTDGVTAFVAEETDTGAAWRAVSGAVRAAGLSCPEDVSLALLGSPPPDLAREPVPMGFDVPRHALGAAAVRLLASMVAGEEADEPLVACEVRDGVTAGPRVDQLP
- a CDS encoding FAD-dependent oxidoreductase, producing the protein MIPEPDILIVGGGLGGVAAALAACRAGRRVVMTEETDWIGGQLTAQAVPPDEHPWVEQFGTTASYRALREGIRAYYRQWYPLRGEALGLADLNPGAGRVSKLCHEPRIALAVLDAMLAPHRASGLLTVLTEHRAVSAEADNDVIRAVTLRDLRGDTLTTIPARYVIDATETGELLALAGVEHANGAEAQGEFGEPHAPAQAQPDNQQGITVCFALSHHEGEDHIIDRPEDYAFWRAYRPDFWPGPLLGFEAPDPRTLEPVPRTFVPNPDLDPLAVSADQSADAGDKELWGFRRILARKLHRPGAFDSDITLVNWPLNDYWLKPYIGQEAEALREARQLSLSVLYWLQTEAPRADGGTGFPGLRIRPDVTGTADGLAKAAYVRESRRIKAVTTVVEQDVAIDAVGPYGRTRYRDSVGVGGYRLDLHPSTGGDSYIDIGSVPFEIPLGSLVPRRARNLLPAGKNIGTTHITNGCYRLHPVEWNVGEVAGALAAHCLSEDVDPQQVQAEDKRFEVFARLLDRSGVQRHWPDVRGY
- a CDS encoding hydantoinase/oxoprolinase family protein, whose amino-acid sequence is MIPDRRIRVGIDVGGTFTDAVAVDAATLALVGQVKVPTSHHHEDGVAHGIVQALEQLLEKVERTAADVTFLAHGTTQATNALLEGDVAKVGLIGTGSGAGAVFTRRLASFGRLELAPGKRLPLTYAHVADPFDADAARAAVEQVRDEGAEVLVATEPFGVDRPEGEQAVLDAARPSGLPLAAAHEITSLYGLHKRTRTAVVNAAILPRMLATADLVDASITKAGVTAPLMVMRCDGGVMSLGEMRRRPLLTILSGPAAGVAGALMQERISEGVFLETGGTSTDISVVRRGKVAVRHATILGRTSYLNALDVRTVGVGGGSMVRIAGNRVVGVGPRSAHIAGLPYACFASLDDLRDARIATVRPMSGDPDDYLVLDAAGGRFAVTMTCAANALGRVPEGDFARCAQEVARAAIQPLATALGTDVAGAARAVLDAGTAQVEAVVDAMIRDYRLDRDTAVLVGGGGGAAAVTPHLAADAGLEGRIARHSEVISPIGVALALVREQVERIVPGATQEQILAVRAEAERAVVAQGAAAEGVEVEVTVDPQTSTVRAVATGATELRTQDRAHRADDTERLRAAAASLKAQQSRVKVLAGTAAYTVYGTEVRRRFRAHRQPVRVVDADGVVRLGIPHARVSTTTVGAAGEALASLVRDATSYGDGGVRAPAVRLLVGGRIADLSGVLAPDALLALARSELRSRAADEPVVAVVEPRA
- a CDS encoding transporter, whose amino-acid sequence is MGVVILLVMAAGVAAMLSRKLPTAFALVLLAVVIAFLAGAPLTGKNSVFDTVLQEGAPALAATMIAILLGSWLGKLLEETGIAGTLVRKIVEFGGDRPVFVALGVLAVSALVGTVTGSAPAAMLAGLIGIPAMIAVGIPKVTAAGTILMGIAAGMPFELPVWQFFSTALELPVDTVRGFMLKLFPFALVAATAYVLVESRRRGVEHAWSLKSVQKTPGSRGSSRRQRLGDAPWYALLTPVVPLVLALGFDLAIIPSLLAGVLYALVTTTRPREMNRRLLRTLYGGFEVAAPPITLFVAIGILLAAVKLPGAVDALEPLVKAVSPHNAVLFVLVFTLLVPLCLYRGPLNVFGLGAGIAGVLIATGIYPAVAVLGMATSYNQVFGVADPTSTQTVWSAQYAGVSPQQVMVRTLPYVWAVALGGLCVTAATYL
- a CDS encoding TMEM165/GDT1 family protein is translated as MTFDPLAFLTAFGLIFLAELPDKTMFASLAMGTRMRPLYVWFGTSTAFIVHVAIAVGAGSLLSLLPAMAVKLVSAALFAFGAVVLLRGGDDDDEEGAAKTVTGFWPVYTTAFMAVFISEWGDLTQITTANLAATNPWLPTALGSALALMSVSALALLVGRFIAKRVPLKTVQRIGAACMAGLAIWTLIEAFTV
- a CDS encoding MerR family transcriptional regulator — its product is MTYRSGAVDDATPLTIQQVSRRTGLSEPTLRYYEKIGLIGTVGRDESSGHRRYSPAAVETIEALSCLRSTGMSVRDMRAYLAHLDTGDAPRLRELFQDNAERVAEEIERMRIRLRYLQLKADLWAARERGDTAAEQRAVAEVTPVIADLR